The Pocillopora verrucosa isolate sample1 chromosome 9, ASM3666991v2, whole genome shotgun sequence genome includes the window GCTAATCAGACTAAGAGACAAATTGACAGTGGTcgtaattaaaatatttgggaggcatttttaaaagttgacaTGCACACCCTTAAACCTGTTAAACCGCTGAGGAAGGGGGGCATCGGGGTCTATTAGCAGCCGCAATCATCCAAAACCACACTACCgcaaaaaaattggatcaaaaccgaaaaccgcatgcaaaacagtcttaaaaatttcaacatccTTGTGATCAAATCCCTGATCGATCTGAtgcagtggtgacaagtggagcatacagagcTTTTTGgggctattcgagatcagtggagacGCATAATTGCTGCTCAGATCGCAGAGAAACGGGACccaaataggaaaaaccgaaGTTTTCTGGCACAAAGATCGAAAAGCCAAtcttaaaaatagccaaaaccgcaaaaccgaaaatcccaatacCCCACCTGAAAGTGAcgaggatctaatttctcctcacaatatcacacctgaatcaaacattgaggtcacaagaatacaaggaattatcaccaaataaatcagctcttgtttgttaaacaaattctccttaccagcccctcaggaaatgtatggcaaaaagtttggagaatatgtatactgatgttagggtgtaaaaaggtaaacataAATGACAGGATATATCAAACCTCAACATTTCACcattcaaaatgacaaaaattagcTGATGGGACTTCAAACAAAAAGGCAGAGACcactctgtttttatttttttaaaatcaatatcaATCTAATGAAGGATACCACTTAGTCTGGTCAAAATCAACTAGCTAGTCTGTACAATTTTTCATAACAGAGCATTGTAACATTAATATCATCATGTTCAACTTTGACTTTTTGACCATAGTATTCATACAGTCAACTCTTCATTAAACATTGATGTCCTTCCTTCAATTCAGTTGTCATTggggaaattttatttacaaatttcattatttttttttaacaatgatttactgatatgttttctttccttaagtTATTCAGTGCAAGATTCTATTCTCTGTTCTAAACGATGCTGTTATTATCATGGGgataattttaaattcctaatgaataaaaaatatgttaattaTACAGTTCAGTTTTCTTACATTACATGACAGTTAGTAATATTGTCAGTGTGAACATTAATTCCTGATTGGTGCAAATTACTACAAAACTAAACATAAATTGGAAATAATGTTTTACTCCTTTTGTGTTTGTGGtaagaatattcaaattggtttctttgatgaaatgagaatttgtttgcttatttttgaggaatgaaacattttgatatGAAGTGacctcaaatatttgttttcaatttaaggtggaacaaattgattttgttatcacagtTGTGTCTGTCTACTTGGTCCACTTGAATCAAAATTGCGTTTAAGCCTGTCAGGGTCTCTGGATGCCATATTAGAAAAATCTCTGAATACATCATTGAACGTAACatcacctgaaacaaaaaaaaatgacagcagTTAGTCCTTTAATCCataagagtgacaaggttctaatttctctttacaatctatCCCTTATATCAAATGTTCAagtcacaagaatgaaggaaatgatcagcaactaagaAAGCTCTtcatggttttacaaattctccttgttagacccttggaaatgtatagagaacagtatggagaatatgcataatgatgtttgggtgtaaagggttaacctttacaccctttGGAGTGATTAATGAGTAATTTCCCTCTGCAACTACTTATAATCATGGATAAGTAGAGTGCATTTGATTTATGAtatcataatatttttcatcatactGCTTGCCCAGAAATATCCAGGGATAGTGGACTTTCATTGTAGACAAACATGATGAACAATACAGTGGTTAGATTACATTGCTTACCACTCCTTAAATTCACtgataattaaaacaacaacaacaacaaacaaaacaaatcagaaaaaaatagatggAGCACTCTTAAAAAGATCTTACCCTGGGCAATCTCATTATCTTCTCTCATTTCTTCATTCAGTCTTGCCAGTCTCAACCtataaacaatttcatttttcactcTCTAGTAAATGTTGACAAGTTAGAAATGGACCAAAAGCAGCTATATGTTTACCGCAATAGATACCAAAATAACCTGACATCCAAAAACAAGGTGTAGatataaaatttacaattccTAACAATGTCTTTCACAAAAGAAGACTTTTACTGAAACATGTGGTTGCGTTTTCCAATCTTCTAGGTGAGAGAAGCCTACAGGAACTAGGTTTAAGTACACACAGTTATGGAACTTTTACTGAAACATGTGGTTGTAAGTCTTAACCTTACCAATATTCATATACTGATaaaaacaacttgaagcaagaaagaaaaagaagtaaaatgcTTTGCCTTACAGACACAAACAAGGTTCTCAATACACTCACAATGACTGAAGAAAACAGTGATGGTAAGagagaaaatggttttaatAGAATCTTATTTTTGATCAACCCACCCTGTCTGCCCAAGAAGTGCTGCATGATGAAGTGCACCTCTTCCCCTCTTGTCTTTCTGGTTTATTTTAGCTCCATTTTGTAAAAGGAACTCACAAGCTGGTAATGATCCCttgaggaagaaaaataataatttcattacATGAAGGAATTGCAAGTACTTAGCATAGCAGAACACCGTCAACAGAAAGAGTCAAACCTACCCCTAAGACAGACTGGTGAAGTGCTGTTTTTCGTTCATCTTCCTCATTTACCCAGTTCACTTTGgcacctgaaaattttccataaacACTTTCATGACTTGTACATTTTTGAGAAAAGTGGAAAGTTACACACAGTTGGTGTGATTACTGTAAGTATCACTTTCCAGAAATGTCTGTGCAGccattaaataaacaataagtgCAGCATGTTCTTGTCTACCTTCTGCAAGTGATGCAGCCATAAGAGGAAGACTCTTCCATTCTGCTGCTTTGAAAAGTAACTGCAACAAAAACCCACAATTAAAACAAGCCACAAGCAATGTCATGTACCATTAAACtgttgacccctgagagtgaccagcatctacttttttcttacagtatcacccatgaatcacacattaagatcacaagaaggacatgatcaccaactaaagaggcactgaattgttaaacaaattctccttgtcatcatgtcactaaatgtatagagaacagtatggagaatatgcatgctgatgtttgAGTGTAAAGGGTGAATAATCACCACTAAGTATCAACTTAATAACTCTCAGGACATTACAAAACAGCATATgatataacaaataaataaatagatagtGCAGACCTCTTTATTTGGTAATTAAAGGTGCATACCCTACTGGGATGAACTCTTTTCAACACAGCGATTGCTTTCTCCTTGTCCTCCTTCAGTCTTTTCTCCAGGTCACCATCCCCATTATTCTGCACTCTTTCACAAATGGTTGCCTCGTGAGTCAGACCATCTTCATTTATGGTTGAATCAAATGAAACTCCCCTATCTCTACCCTTGTCAGAAGACATAGCTGCTCCGATGGAGGCTGCCCGTCTCCTCTCACTGTCTTGACATGATGTTGATGGAGCACTAGTTCCCGGTCTGTCCTCATCATGTGAGTCACTGCTAGCAGTCTCATCACTGAGAAAACTTGAAGCAACATGTTCTAACTTTTCAGAGTCTTCACTAGCAACATCTGCTGAGAGTATTTCAGCAGGGGCACTCTTTCGGTTGTCCATCTTTGACTTTGACTTCACGGCAAGTTCCCgtttgaaaagtttactttttttggaGTCTGTTCTCTCAACAGCCAAATTTGTGCCCCTTTCCTCGTGGTGAACTTTCATTCTTGCAAGATTTCTAATGATCCCTTTGTCCAAAGTTTGACAGTTTTTTAGAAAGGTTTCCAGGGAAACAAACTTATGTTGTACATATTTTAACTTGATCCAAGTCTCTCTTTCACCCCTTTGACAAAAAtcatttgataattattttcaaaaaatgttaaCTAGAAAAATTTAGgaattcataatttatttaaaacaacaaacagtaCCTGCTACTTTGAGGAGTTGACTTCTTTGTATGGGAGTTGACTTTTGCTTCAAGAATTCCATTGACCAATTCATTTCCCAATTCTGTCattaactaaaaacaaaaccttaAGTTACTATAACATTCATTTTGTTCTATTTTACCAagtccttttctttaaaattaaaaatattctgTCACCAAGTTAGAGATTATGCCTTGATCACTTTGAGACACAAACTCAATTAACATTATGTCAGCACATTGTCCAGTAAAACAGTTGTAAATCCAAAGCATTGTGCTTACAAATAACAAAAGTATGCATCCTATATTACCTTGACTTGCTCTGGTTCCCATGCATTAAGGGTCAATGAGCGAACCTTGGAGACGTGGACACCCAAGCTCCTATTAAAACAAGCATTACCGGTGGGTCATTTCTTAAACTACATGATTGTAACTTTTTGATCTCtcataatattattatatatcAAATTTAAATACTTAGGTAATTATGCACTGGACAGTTTGTGACTCAGTCAAACACACTGCCCTCAACTGATGATATTTGGACCCAGAGGCATGAATTTACtgaatgtttgtttggttgttttacCTGCTAATTGGACTTAAGAAAAACTACACAGCAGCAAAGCTGAGCCTTTTGTCTGCACCACTGATCTTAAGGATCATGGCATAAACCAGATTATTGACAACACATGCACTCTACAATGCATATTGAGATCCTTCTAATATTACAGATCTGATGTAACCATGACTAAGAGCATGTCATTATGGTAAAAGCAAGGGctattcataaaaaaagaactttttttgtAACAGTACCTGTGAATACCTGAGCATTCTATACAGAGTACAATTCCCATGTTAGTACTTGCCCAGGTTGGATctaaaggataaaaaataatttgcattagAGTTACTTACTATTGGTAACTACAAAATATAAaccattaaattaaaaaaaaaaaaaaaaggaaaaagaaaaagaaaaagaaaggcaaaagcAAACATTCTAACCCATGAAAGGAGGATAATAAAAAAACCCACATTTTCATTGCAAAGGCCAAATGGTATTTAAAAGTTAACTTTTTACACGATCCTATGACCTCAAAGCTACCCTCTCCCACAGATTGTTGTACTATGCTCACCAGTGCTGCTGCAGTCTGCACACTTGTCATTACCAGAGACAGCTCTAATAACATCAAGATTACTTCTGTCAttgaaaagtaagaaaaactgTTAAAACACCAAATGAatgtaattattaatattaactTTTAGTGAACCAGGTCCAAAATGGAGTGTCATCTGTATGATCCAAGAGAGTACTGTCTATGAAATAACAGGAAGGAATGGCACAGTGAAGGGAGTGGGGATGACACAGTGATGAGAGCAGGGACCTGGGCCACAGTGATGAGAGCGGGGATGGCACAGTGATGGAAGCATAGACCCTTGCATTATTGATGAGAGCAGGGATGGCAAAGTAATAGGAGCAGGGACGGAACAATGATGAGAGCAGGGATGGCACAGTGATGGGAGAAGGGATGGCACAGTGATGAGTGCAGGGATGGCACAGTGATGAGAGCAGGGACCATGGCAAATCCATGCAACCCAGCCATGAGCCCCCACGCAGAAAAGGGAAGCAGACCTCAGTCACACTGAATAAATGGTGGAAAGAGTGGGAAAGGGGTGGGGAAAACTACCTGGATGATGAACTGTCAGTCCAAACCATGCTGCAAGCTCATGCTCAAAGCACGTGCAAGAATGCCTCAATCAGAGAGCACATGGAATTCTGACATGTGCGCATATGCAAAAACTGCTGAGTACTACTGATCCTCTTAGTTGTCAACTCTGTTAAATTGCTTTTAACTACATCAAAGAAATCTCCAGCAACAGTATGCAAAAAGCAAGACAATAAAACCTTGATGGTCCAGAAACTTTGTTGAGAGAATCCATACTGTTGCTCATAGAGCCTGGCCCTTGTAAatcactctgaaaaaaaattcagtataGACAGTATAGGGATATTCCCTGAAATCACAAATTATAGGTAAGGTGCACATCAGTGACAGCTCACAGAGAAAGTGTGTAAAGAATCAATTTAAAAGTTGTGAACATTTTAAACAAGAgctaatgaaaaaagaaaaaaaaatggaacagtGTAACAGTGACCAAAAAAGTAGCCAATAATCTATTTCATGTGCAGCTAGTGAAATTGATTCAAGGTATAAATTGAACAACTTGTCCCTGTGTCATGTGATTTTTATACAGTAGTTTTAAGGAAGGTTCTTGGAGAAAAGGACTGAAAGTGCATGTGGCAATCTTGAAAGGTACCATGCAATTAATCTGGGTAGCTGCTAATTAATGAACTTTAATATgccaaataaataaataaatatatattgctTGGATTCATCAAAACTGCACTGCCTTGTCCTCAGTCACATTTTCTTGGATTGTCTCtgaaatcctgaggtcaagGAACCATGACTTAAAAACTACCCACAGGGATCACATGCACTATGCGCAAGTAAGTAATTTCAATTCACCCACCTTATCATTGTTACTTTGAATACTGGTTGAGCTATTGAAAGCCTTGTCAATACTGGCCTGTGAATCACcacataacaattaaaattttagtaACAGTATTTTGTTAGAAACTTTCTTATTGATCACCAAGTTAAGGATTCACTTCTCTGCCAACACAACACAACAATTTCTATAAAAGCTGATAACTCGTTCACTTCTACTTCAAGCCTACTTACTACAATTTTCAGTTGAGAGAGGGGCAACAAAAGTTTGGtgaccacattttgatgttaaAAATGGGGTTGTTATCATGGGCAACTGGTGCTGTTTTCAGGGtcatttgtgtcatttgattTCTTAACACTGTCTCACATGCTTGACAGTTTATGATACACTGCTCTTGAGATTTGGTTAACATTGGAAACAAGGAAGGTTGCCCTTGAAAACAACAttattttacaaacaaaacaaaaccctgTCACCAACCTCACTCCACACCTCACTCAAGTTCACCATCAGCAGAAATTCACCCACAACATTTAGTGTACATCCTTAGACTCAGTTCCTATGTATTCCACTTGCCTCAATTTGATAAACTTACCTGCATAGCTTCCATCCATTCCACTTGCAGTGCTTCACTATCTGCTTGTAAATACCATGATCTAGTGATACAGAGTAGAAGATATCATTTTCAGTTAACTCTAAACTcaaaaagtgattaacatgtcacttctccctataatatctctacattatccagcaaatgggtaacaagaatactcaaacttatcaggtaaagagaatactcaaacttgttaggaagaagttgttatcttgatctaacaccaattcctgtaaccaatttacaaatGTCTTGCAgtttgaggggagaattaacaatcagatcttggaaacAATAACTATTGGTCACTCAGATGCTATCAATTCTGAGTTGTCTACTGTGTATTTGACAGATTTGCAAAAACAGAATTCAGTAGCCTTACTTTGTTGGTGATACCACTTCAAACATAAATCTTCTTTCCACTGTTTCCTCTGCAAGCCTAACTTTACACAATCGAAGATCTTCAACAAGTACTGTTTGATCATCCTGCAAAATTGAATGCAAGTGATACATTAACTGCATGTCATCATCGAATCCCTTCATTCATTTGACTGTAcaactgaaaaaagtttttaattaaaaacttcaATAAATTTACTAAGTATTCACAATTCAAAGCATGATAACATATGTGCATAAATAGGTGTATGCACCTGGCTGTTGACATTTGCAGCATGCATGTGATTGACATAATCAGAATGTGACACCAGAAATTGCACTTAGTGATCACACTCTTGAGTGTGTGTAATCTAAATATTACATTCATCCAGTCATACACACCTTTAATCTCTTCTGAGACATCAGTTGGTTATTCTGAACTGTGAAATATCGCCTttgggaaaataaaaatgaggtattttacaatgaaattatttaagaccttaaccctttacaccctaatatcagtatgcatattctccatactgttctctacaaatTTCATAAAGGGaccaacaaggagaatttgcctgACAATCAATAGCTTTTTAGTCAGTGATCgtctcctttattcttgagaccttaatgcttgattcaggtgtcatattgtaaggagaaattagatgttagtcactcttaggagttagaGGGTAAATCAGCTGCTGCAGTTTTACTTCAGTGTCAATCAGTATCCCATTAAAAAGTACTCAGATCCACTACAACTTCTGAGAGTCAGAGATCTAACCTGTAGAATATTTCAGTCTAAATTCACCCCTAACTCACTGCTACCACACACTCACCTATGCCAACTTCTAAAAGCATTACTGCTCTTTTTAAATAAGTAGCCTTCCATTACTAAACAACTGCAAACAAATAGAAGATGAAAATTAACCCATAAGCACATGAACACAAACATGATTTTCACCAAACTGAATGCACAAGATTCACTCCTCAAAGTAAACAGAGAAGTTACAAACTTTGAGACTTCCCATTGTGAATGATGTAAAACATGTATTGAGTATTGTTCAGACACCATCAACAATTATAACAGTTTACCTTGCATCATTCAGGTTTCTTCTTCCTATGCATCCACTCTCCTCCTAAAATCACAAATCCAAGATAGCAAGCCTTGAGTAAAAACCATGAATCTCATAATCTGGtgtttgacaaattttctgCCCCTTGTTTTTTGCACATTCGACCATAGAAATCTAATGGAATGGTTTCATAGACATTCCAAATCAATTACAACTCACCCACTAATCTcactatctttttttgttttctcaaagCCTTGCAACAAGACTCAATCTCACTTTATTGGGgggaaattgaatgaaaatggGAAATAGAAAATTACTAGTAAATGATAAATGTATGGAAACAATAACCAATGCATAAGTTTTGTACCCAactgtacaatttttttgcctgtctttaccttgtttttaaacaaaattcgAAGGCCCATGTTAGGAAATTTTAAATGGCTCTAAGGACagagcaaaatttttaagatctTAAATCATTATCGTAATAATTGATATTATACCCACCATTTTCTGGACCAATGTGTGTCTCTCTTCCATATCTTTTTTGTCCATTGTAAACTGGACTGACACTTCTTCCACCTGGATTACAGAATTTGATACACAGTTGTTAAGAGTCACTATCAGCAGACTATTTCCAATTGATCAAAACCTGTCCTCtaatattttaaccctttcactcccaggagtgatcaaAGAGgaacttctcctcacaatttaAGTGCAACTCTTAGCATAAAGTTGATAAgaagattgaaaaatatctGATGGGGGATACTGGTTGATAATTAcaaccaaattctcagagcttaAATTATAAGAAATATATGGCAAATGGTGTGAAGAATAAATCTTTAGATCCTAAGAGTGAAagtgtttcaatttttaagttCACAACTGCTTCTGAAATAATGAatcattgtttaaaattaatatacAAACTCTTCCATCAAGGAACAAAAAATCCTAAAAGGTCTGACAGAACAAGACAAAGAACACCAAACTTGTTGAATGTTGTACCAATGGTATAATAGAAGCCAATATCTAGTTATCAAATTATTAATAGTAAATCAAATTCAACCCACCTGATTTGACACCCTCTTCATGTATGCATCTAAATCATTCATCAAATCATAACCTTGATGAAAATATGTTGACTGGGCATGCATAAACTTCAGAATCTATAACAGGAACAAAAACAGACAAGTTCAGTTTCTTCTCCCAGTCAGTCCTACTCATTCAATCTGTGCTAAGACTTCTTTTCGCATTTGCAAGGACAAAAGAACCTGTTAGAAAAGATGGACTATATGCATGAAGAGGTCTAATTAACACTGCCATGTtctacaaggatttccagcacTGAGAAAACCTGCAACTGCACATgtgtaaaattataattatattttaaatgtgtttgaCATcacaatcagctgctgacacatcACTTGTTTATTGTGCCACTCTGTCAGGCTAATAAATGAATAGCTAAACATTCACCATTCTTAATACAAGGTTGTTTGGTAAATTTGTGACCATGGAAGGCAAAACAGACACTAATGGAAAACTGTTAGAATAGCAAAAACACACAGATGACAAACGGTTGAT containing:
- the LOC131794385 gene encoding arf-GAP with coiled-coil, ANK repeat and PH domain-containing protein 2 isoform X1, yielding MHAQSTYFHQGYDLMNDLDAYMKRVSNQVEEVSVQFTMDKKDMEERHTLVQKMEESGCIGRRNLNDASCLVMEGYLFKKSSNAFRSWHRRYFTVQNNQLMSQKRLKDDQTVLVEDLRLCKVRLAEETVERRFMFEVVSPTNITRSWYLQADSEALQVEWMEAMQASIDKAFNSSTSIQSNNDKSDLQGPGSMSNSMDSLNKVSGPSRSNLDVIRAVSGNDKCADCSSTDPTWASTNMGIVLCIECSGIHRSLGVHVSKVRSLTLNAWEPEQVKLMTELGNELVNGILEAKVNSHTKKSTPQSSRGERETWIKLKYVQHKFVSLETFLKNCQTLDKGIIRNLARMKVHHEERGTNLAVERTDSKKSKLFKRELAVKSKSKMDNRKSAPAEILSADVASEDSEKLEHVASSFLSDETASSDSHDEDRPGTSAPSTSCQDSERRRAASIGAAMSSDKGRDRGVSFDSTINEDGLTHEATICERVQNNGDGDLEKRLKEDKEKAIAVLKRVHPSRLLFKAAEWKSLPLMAASLAEGAKVNWVNEEDERKTALHQSVLGGSLPACEFLLQNGAKINQKDKRGRGALHHAALLGQTGLRLARLNEEMREDNEIAQGDVTFNDVFRDFSNMASRDPDRLKRNFDSSGPSRQTQL
- the LOC131794385 gene encoding arf-GAP with coiled-coil, ANK repeat and PH domain-containing protein 2 isoform X2; this translates as MHAQSTYFHQGYDLMNDLDAYMKRVSNQVEEVSVQFTMDKKDMEERHTLVQKMEESGCIGRRNLNDASCLVMEGYLFKKSSNAFRSWHRRYFTVQNNQLMSQKRLKDDQTVLVEDLRLCKVRLAEETVERRFMFEVVSPTKSWYLQADSEALQVEWMEAMQASIDKAFNSSTSIQSNNDKSDLQGPGSMSNSMDSLNKVSGPSRSNLDVIRAVSGNDKCADCSSTDPTWASTNMGIVLCIECSGIHRSLGVHVSKVRSLTLNAWEPEQVKLMTELGNELVNGILEAKVNSHTKKSTPQSSRGERETWIKLKYVQHKFVSLETFLKNCQTLDKGIIRNLARMKVHHEERGTNLAVERTDSKKSKLFKRELAVKSKSKMDNRKSAPAEILSADVASEDSEKLEHVASSFLSDETASSDSHDEDRPGTSAPSTSCQDSERRRAASIGAAMSSDKGRDRGVSFDSTINEDGLTHEATICERVQNNGDGDLEKRLKEDKEKAIAVLKRVHPSRLLFKAAEWKSLPLMAASLAEGAKVNWVNEEDERKTALHQSVLGGSLPACEFLLQNGAKINQKDKRGRGALHHAALLGQTGLRLARLNEEMREDNEIAQGDVTFNDVFRDFSNMASRDPDRLKRNFDSSGPSRQTQL